GCCCGATCTCGATCAGGGCCTCGGCGCTTCGGTCGATCCGGTTGTTGACGAACGCCGCCGCCTCGTCGAGCGCGGCGAGGTCGCGCGGTGAAAGCGCTTCTTCGGGCGATACGGACTTTTGCACGGATTTGACGGACGTAGCTTGACGCGGAGCCTTCTTTGCCGGCGCACTTTTGGCCATGACGATGCCCCCCCGGATGTTTATTTCACAAGATAAGAAACCGCCAGATCAATCATGTCAAGTGTGAATATGAGGCCAATGAGCGACGTTTCGCGTCGCGCGTTTCGCAGAGAGCGGTCGCGCGACATCCACTGCGTTTTCGCGGCCAACTCACCTGCGGGGAGAAAAATGACGCACTGCGTAAAAATCGCTTGACACGAAATGACGCAGTGCGTAAATTGTCCTCGACGATGACGAAACGCACAGCCTTTTGGCTGTTTTCGACTTGAAGGAGGTCCCAGGTGGTCACGGAGATTCGCAAGAACGTGCTCGATTTCGTCAAGAACGGACTTTCCGACGCCAAGGAGCCGCTGGCCCGCGTCGAAAAGGAAGTGCGTGAGCTGGTCGCGAAGGTCGGTTCCTCGGCGGTCGCCAAGGAAGACATCCAGAAGTGGCTCGGCGAGCTGGTGGTCAAGGTTGCGCAGGCTCGCAAGGACTTCGAGAAGGCGATGGAAGACGGCGTCGCCAAAACGTTCAACGCGCTCAATATTCCCACGCGGCATGAAGTGG
This region of Deltaproteobacteria bacterium genomic DNA includes:
- a CDS encoding phasin family protein, with product MVTEIRKNVLDFVKNGLSDAKEPLARVEKEVRELVAKVGSSAVAKEDIQKWLGELVVKVAQARKDFEKAMEDGVAKTFNALNIPTRHEVDDLVKQVNKLTNEVRKLAAAGIPAATKKAAVKTAKPAPKKFAKPAAKTAKSTSVKPKARTGAKR